The following proteins are co-located in the Pedobacter sp. FW305-3-2-15-E-R2A2 genome:
- a CDS encoding GNAT family N-acetyltransferase, whose product MKEQIHSTDRLFISEMNLDDAEFILELLQTEGWKKFIGDRNVNNKQEAEVYIRKIIDNPNFSYLAVRLKDGNVPIGMVSMIKRDYLDHHDIGFAFLPDYNGKGYAFEAASAVLNHPSTLAVHRRILATTLKHNSSSIQLLERLGLSLDKEIKVEGKELFLYSIEVDQLLLNQLTHRFFSIFNNVNGHQPDWEKMRETCLPEAIFIKKTGLEEEIYDLQSFLTPRVKILADGTLKEFKEWELSAETKISGNIAQRFSIYEKSGALNGTPFKASGNKIFQFIKTLEGWKISALVWEDFASA is encoded by the coding sequence ATGAAAGAACAAATTCACTCGACCGACCGCCTCTTTATCTCTGAAATGAATTTAGATGATGCTGAGTTTATTCTGGAGCTGCTGCAAACGGAAGGCTGGAAAAAGTTTATTGGAGACAGAAATGTAAACAATAAACAGGAAGCGGAAGTTTACATCCGGAAAATTATAGACAATCCTAATTTCAGCTACCTGGCAGTACGGCTTAAAGATGGTAATGTTCCCATTGGGATGGTCAGCATGATCAAACGTGATTACCTTGACCATCATGATATTGGTTTCGCCTTTCTTCCAGACTATAACGGAAAAGGATATGCTTTTGAAGCCGCATCTGCAGTCTTGAATCATCCTTCCACACTTGCTGTACATCGGAGAATTCTGGCAACAACCCTAAAGCACAACAGCAGTTCTATTCAACTTTTAGAACGCTTGGGTTTGTCCCTCGATAAAGAAATAAAAGTAGAGGGAAAGGAGCTGTTTTTGTATAGTATTGAGGTGGACCAGCTCTTGTTAAATCAACTTACACATCGTTTCTTTAGTATTTTTAACAATGTAAACGGTCATCAGCCGGATTGGGAAAAGATGAGAGAAACTTGTCTTCCGGAAGCTATCTTTATTAAGAAAACCGGACTGGAAGAGGAGATCTATGATTTGCAGTCTTTCCTGACACCCAGAGTGAAAATCCTTGCTGATGGAACGTTAAAAGAATTCAAAGAGTGGGAGCTCAGTGCAGAGACAAAAATCTCCGGAAACATCGCGCAGAGGTTTTCAATATATGAGAAAAGCGGCGCTTTAAATGGAACACCATTTAAAGCATCCGGAAATAAGATCTTTCAGTTTATTAAAACCTTGGAAGGCTGGAAAATAAGTGCCCTGGTCTGGGAAGATTTTGCTTCTGCCTAA
- a CDS encoding diphthine--ammonia ligase, whose protein sequence is MMSKKISLFNWSGGKDSCLALHHTLADDGFEVRYLLTTVNEAFNRVSMHGVREELLQTQAANIGIPLYQIRLPESPKMEDYEESMQRHLTGLQGEGITHSIFGDIFLEDLKKYRETKLEEVGLKAVFPLWKQDTRAIIREFLALGYKTVIVCAKDGLEAFCGRVIDEQFMDDLPPGIDPCGENGEFHTFVFDGPIFKSPVHFTLGEKVYKTFPSPVDREEKPAGYWYIDLLPSGQKPTE, encoded by the coding sequence ATGATGAGTAAAAAGATCAGCCTTTTCAACTGGAGTGGAGGTAAAGACAGTTGCCTCGCCCTGCACCATACTTTAGCAGATGATGGCTTTGAAGTGAGGTATTTGCTAACCACCGTCAATGAGGCCTTCAATAGGGTCAGCATGCATGGTGTCAGGGAAGAACTGCTCCAGACACAGGCAGCAAATATTGGAATCCCATTGTACCAGATCCGCCTACCGGAATCTCCAAAAATGGAAGATTATGAGGAAAGTATGCAGCGCCATTTAACAGGTTTACAGGGGGAAGGAATCACGCATTCTATTTTCGGGGATATCTTTCTGGAAGACTTAAAGAAATACCGGGAAACCAAATTGGAAGAAGTCGGACTAAAAGCAGTATTCCCTTTATGGAAACAGGATACCAGGGCCATCATCCGGGAGTTTTTAGCCCTGGGTTATAAAACGGTGATCGTCTGTGCAAAAGATGGACTGGAAGCGTTTTGCGGAAGGGTGATCGATGAACAATTTATGGACGACCTTCCGCCTGGAATTGATCCCTGTGGAGAGAATGGCGAGTTTCATACTTTCGTGTTTGACGGACCGATATTTAAATCACCGGTTCATTTTACCCTGGGCGAAAAGGTGTACAAGACTTTCCCTTCTCCGGTAGATAGGGAAGAAAAACCTGCGGGTTACTGGTATATCGATTTGTTGCCTTCAGGACAAAAGCCTACTGAATAA
- a CDS encoding TIGR00730 family Rossman fold protein — translation MKSIGVYCGANFNGDPVLLAAIENLAQTFTDHQIRLVYGGGSVGVMGIIADEMLKRKGLVTGVIPQFLMDKEVGHTGLTEMIITENMHQRKQKMADLSDGFIILPGGFGTLEEFFEVLTWLQLGLHTKPIGVLNVSGFYDHLFAQMDVMVQHQFLKQSNRDLVFNEADSKTLVSKMMTFDVLPDDKWFKDRNLS, via the coding sequence ATGAAATCTATAGGTGTTTATTGCGGTGCCAATTTTAATGGCGATCCGGTTTTATTGGCAGCGATTGAAAATCTTGCCCAGACTTTTACAGATCATCAGATCCGACTGGTTTATGGTGGTGGAAGTGTGGGGGTAATGGGCATCATTGCCGATGAAATGTTAAAACGTAAGGGACTGGTAACGGGCGTGATTCCTCAGTTCCTGATGGACAAAGAAGTAGGCCATACCGGACTTACAGAAATGATCATCACGGAAAATATGCACCAGCGCAAGCAAAAGATGGCAGACCTGTCTGATGGTTTTATCATCCTGCCCGGAGGTTTTGGAACATTGGAAGAGTTCTTTGAAGTGCTGACCTGGTTACAGCTAGGCCTCCATACCAAACCAATCGGTGTCTTGAATGTAAGCGGTTTCTATGACCATCTTTTTGCTCAGATGGACGTAATGGTACAACATCAGTTTCTAAAACAAAGCAACAGAGATCTGGTATTCAACGAAGCTGATTCAAAGACCCTGGTAAGTAAAATGATGACATTTGATGTCCTTCCGGACGATAAATGGTTCAAAGACCGAAACCTAAGTTAG
- a CDS encoding RNA polymerase sigma-70 factor, which translates to MKQLDKSLLEKLVVLLREGDTAAFNELYYRYKGKVHQFAYRFVRCSESATELTQLVFVRLWKYKHTIDTSKDFDAFLLTITRNLVFKEFQRKAKVNAYQNEQLKIEQVYDPVASFMDLKDYRNLAERAINSLPPQSKKVFKLSREEGATYEHISNQLNISKNTVHSHMAKSLSHIRQYFRIHTPETVLLWCMILSVF; encoded by the coding sequence TTGAAACAGTTAGACAAATCCTTGCTTGAGAAATTAGTTGTTTTGCTTCGTGAAGGTGATACCGCAGCCTTTAATGAGTTGTATTATCGTTATAAGGGAAAGGTACACCAGTTTGCTTATCGCTTTGTGAGGTGTTCTGAATCTGCGACAGAACTGACGCAACTGGTCTTCGTACGCCTTTGGAAATATAAACATACCATAGATACTTCTAAAGATTTTGACGCGTTTCTATTGACCATCACCAGAAATCTGGTATTCAAAGAATTTCAGCGAAAAGCGAAAGTGAATGCTTATCAGAATGAACAATTGAAAATAGAACAGGTTTATGATCCTGTGGCCAGTTTCATGGATTTAAAGGACTACCGGAATTTAGCAGAAAGGGCCATCAATAGTTTGCCGCCACAAAGTAAAAAGGTGTTTAAGCTGAGCCGTGAAGAAGGGGCTACGTACGAACATATCTCCAATCAGTTGAACATTTCCAAAAATACAGTCCATAGCCACATGGCCAAATCTTTAAGCCATATCAGGCAATATTTCAGAATCCATACGCCGGAAACGGTATTGTTGTGGTGTATGATACTCTCGGTCTTTTAA
- the guaB gene encoding IMP dehydrogenase — MQLDPNKFISEGLTYDDVLLVPAYSEVLPRDVDTGSFLTKKIRLNVPVVSAAMDTVTEAGLAIAIAQAGGIGMLHKNMSIERQAEEVRKVKRSESGMIQDPVTLNADAKVADAFQIMKDFKIGGIPVIDADNKLVGIITNRDLRFQKDMQRKVSEVMTRENLITAPEGTTLLQAEEILQDYKIEKLPVINAEGHLAGLITFKDIQKYKNYPKACKDERGRLRVGAAVGVAADNIDRVAALVAAGVDVVTVDTAHGHSKGVIDMVKAIKARFPDLQVIAGNIATADAARALAEAGADAVKVGIGPGSICTTRIIAGVGVPQLYAVFECAQALIGTGIPVIADGGIKQTGDIVKAIAAGASCIMAGSLFAGVEESPGETIIYEGRKFKSYRGMGSVEAMQQGSKDRYFQDEEDVVTKLVPEGIVGRVPYKGTLAEVIYQYVGGLRAGMHYCGAATIEDLQKAKFVRITAAGMRESHPHDISITKEAPNYSSTR; from the coding sequence ATGCAACTCGATCCTAATAAATTTATCTCTGAAGGCTTAACATACGACGACGTATTATTAGTCCCTGCTTATTCTGAAGTTCTGCCACGTGACGTGGATACCGGAAGTTTTCTTACCAAAAAAATACGCTTAAATGTCCCTGTAGTTTCTGCAGCCATGGATACCGTAACTGAAGCTGGTCTGGCAATTGCCATCGCCCAGGCAGGTGGTATCGGAATGCTTCATAAGAACATGAGCATCGAGCGTCAGGCGGAAGAAGTCAGAAAAGTAAAACGTTCAGAAAGTGGAATGATCCAGGATCCGGTTACTTTAAATGCTGATGCTAAAGTGGCAGACGCATTCCAGATCATGAAGGACTTTAAAATAGGTGGAATTCCTGTAATTGATGCCGACAATAAACTGGTAGGTATCATCACCAACAGAGATCTTCGTTTCCAAAAAGACATGCAACGTAAAGTTTCAGAAGTGATGACCAGAGAAAATCTGATCACTGCTCCTGAAGGTACCACCCTTTTACAGGCAGAAGAGATCTTACAAGATTATAAAATTGAAAAACTTCCTGTAATTAATGCAGAAGGACACCTTGCCGGTTTAATCACTTTCAAGGACATCCAGAAATATAAAAACTACCCTAAAGCCTGTAAAGATGAGCGTGGAAGATTACGCGTAGGTGCTGCGGTAGGTGTAGCAGCAGACAACATTGACCGTGTCGCAGCATTAGTTGCAGCAGGAGTAGATGTGGTTACTGTAGATACTGCACATGGTCATTCCAAAGGAGTGATTGATATGGTGAAAGCCATCAAAGCAAGATTCCCGGACTTACAGGTGATTGCCGGAAATATCGCTACTGCAGACGCAGCAAGAGCATTGGCTGAAGCTGGTGCTGATGCGGTTAAAGTAGGGATCGGACCAGGTTCCATCTGTACCACAAGGATCATCGCAGGGGTAGGTGTACCTCAGTTATATGCGGTTTTCGAATGTGCTCAGGCATTGATCGGTACAGGCATTCCTGTGATCGCCGATGGCGGAATCAAACAAACAGGTGATATCGTTAAAGCGATCGCTGCAGGAGCAAGCTGTATTATGGCAGGTTCATTGTTCGCAGGAGTAGAAGAATCACCAGGTGAAACCATCATCTATGAAGGACGTAAATTTAAATCTTACCGTGGTATGGGTTCTGTAGAAGCCATGCAACAGGGATCTAAAGACCGTTATTTCCAGGATGAAGAAGATGTCGTAACGAAATTGGTTCCGGAAGGAATTGTAGGCCGTGTTCCTTACAAAGGAACTTTAGCAGAAGTGATCTACCAGTATGTAGGTGGATTAAGAGCAGGAATGCACTATTGCGGAGCAGCAACGATCGAAGATTTACAAAAAGCAAAGTTTGTGCGCATCACTGCTGCGGGTATGAGAGAAAGTCATCCACATGATATCTCTATTACCAAAGAAGCACCAAACTATTCGAGTACGAGATAA
- a CDS encoding S41 family peptidase, whose protein sequence is MEIQNKSAGRLIKLIISGFCIGLIATIGACKKDNIKKEYPQGSNEQINTWILDSLSRYYYWAAELPKKPGLGQSPVAFFSSVKNASDRFSQLYLPNQAGVSSSRSLYGFDYAVIQEPLSLEVLGLVKCVLKGSPAERYGLKRGSYIRKINGKIFSSSNVVALDQELLTGRTIKLTLTELKDGGYIDQPELNMIAGLTFEQPVLHQVIERGGLKIGYVYIDGFSAGMASTLVSVFSGFKSAGVSELVIDLRYNSGGEVSEAAGLCAMVAPGLTYNTDFIIYKGNKNGGQRKESIGEAATFDKRLDFNALLQNNLSLSRVFILATGATASAAEVVINNLKPFMKVTVIGEKTVGKDEASFLISDQRIPKQVDWEMYPIIYKLFNAQGQGGYAGGISPDLELSEFTLLPLVPFGNANDALLSKALDQISAQKVNAGLRSSINEARSVSQIGRILSDSHLAKATQSIVLTHR, encoded by the coding sequence ATGGAAATTCAAAACAAAAGCGCTGGTCGGTTGATCAAACTTATTATTTCAGGATTTTGTATAGGATTAATAGCGACGATTGGCGCATGTAAGAAAGACAATATAAAAAAGGAATATCCCCAGGGAAGTAACGAACAAATCAATACCTGGATTCTGGATAGCCTCAGCAGATATTATTATTGGGCGGCTGAATTGCCTAAAAAACCTGGTTTAGGTCAGTCGCCGGTAGCATTCTTTAGTTCGGTAAAAAATGCTTCGGACCGTTTTTCTCAGCTCTATCTGCCCAATCAGGCCGGTGTTTCCAGTTCCCGCTCCTTATATGGATTTGATTATGCAGTTATTCAGGAGCCGCTCAGTCTGGAGGTTTTGGGACTGGTGAAATGTGTGTTGAAAGGATCACCGGCCGAAAGATATGGTCTTAAAAGAGGGAGTTATATTCGTAAGATAAACGGAAAAATCTTTAGCAGCAGCAATGTGGTGGCACTTGATCAGGAATTACTGACAGGCAGGACGATTAAGCTGACGCTGACGGAACTAAAAGACGGGGGATACATCGATCAACCTGAATTGAACATGATCGCCGGGCTGACCTTTGAACAGCCGGTGCTTCATCAGGTCATAGAACGAGGGGGACTGAAAATCGGGTATGTTTATATAGATGGCTTTTCTGCGGGGATGGCCAGTACCTTGGTTTCCGTTTTTTCAGGGTTTAAAAGCGCTGGTGTTTCAGAGCTGGTGATCGACCTTCGGTATAATTCTGGTGGAGAGGTCTCCGAAGCTGCGGGATTGTGCGCCATGGTGGCTCCCGGATTAACTTATAACACTGATTTTATCATCTATAAAGGAAATAAGAATGGCGGACAAAGAAAGGAATCTATAGGGGAAGCTGCAACATTCGATAAAAGGCTTGATTTTAATGCCCTTCTTCAAAATAACCTGAGCCTGAGCAGGGTATTTATTCTGGCAACAGGAGCTACGGCATCCGCCGCAGAGGTGGTGATTAACAACCTTAAACCCTTCATGAAGGTAACGGTGATCGGAGAAAAAACGGTTGGTAAAGATGAGGCCAGTTTTTTAATCTCTGATCAGAGGATCCCAAAACAGGTAGACTGGGAGATGTATCCCATTATCTATAAGCTGTTCAATGCGCAGGGACAGGGAGGGTATGCCGGAGGGATCAGCCCGGACCTGGAACTCAGTGAATTTACCCTACTTCCGCTGGTGCCGTTTGGAAATGCAAATGATGCCTTGTTAAGTAAGGCTTTGGATCAGATCTCTGCACAGAAAGTAAATGCTGGCTTGCGTTCTTCCATAAATGAAGCCCGTTCTGTTTCTCAAATTGGTAGGATTCTTTCAGACAGTCATCTTGCCAAAGCTACCCAAAGTATAGTGCTTACGCATCGTTAA
- a CDS encoding FecR domain-containing protein: protein MNTNEETKKLFRLYLEGNTTPEQEEELFSHIGGQEEMNESFEETTAALWNEDNSWRDDSLAAQVELQSVWTKIGEEEDLRKKANSSWLKYAASFILVCAAALGWYSVKTETKEGNQQIALMTKITKRGERVKLLLPDSSVVYLNAVSKLSFPQHFEKGKNREIHLEGEAFFEVKSDASRPFIVHSGNLQTRVLGTSFNIDAYPGSQHFSVSVRTGKVGVSSSNEGKLKHLSFLTPGKNLVYKFRDSSYAVNDAKAEDFNSWTENRFVFKNELLSLMLIRLERSYNVSFKVKNEKMLKYRFNATFHNKNIKQILEQLHTMSSGNIHFEFNAPKTIITLWGEEVND, encoded by the coding sequence GTGAATACTAACGAAGAAACAAAGAAATTATTTAGACTTTATCTTGAAGGGAATACGACTCCCGAGCAGGAAGAAGAATTGTTTTCCCATATCGGAGGGCAGGAAGAAATGAATGAATCTTTTGAGGAGACAACTGCAGCACTATGGAATGAGGACAACAGTTGGAGAGATGATTCTTTAGCCGCACAGGTGGAACTGCAATCGGTCTGGACAAAAATAGGGGAAGAAGAAGACCTCCGTAAAAAAGCAAACTCTTCCTGGTTAAAATATGCCGCTTCCTTCATTCTGGTTTGTGCTGCTGCACTAGGCTGGTATTCGGTGAAGACCGAAACAAAAGAAGGAAATCAGCAGATTGCTTTGATGACTAAAATCACGAAGCGGGGAGAAAGGGTTAAACTCTTGCTTCCGGATAGCTCAGTAGTCTATTTGAATGCAGTAAGTAAGCTGAGTTTTCCTCAACACTTTGAGAAAGGTAAAAACAGAGAAATCCACCTGGAAGGTGAGGCTTTCTTTGAAGTGAAATCAGATGCGAGCCGCCCGTTTATTGTGCATAGTGGAAATTTACAAACCAGGGTATTAGGAACGTCGTTCAATATTGATGCTTATCCTGGAAGTCAGCATTTCAGCGTCTCGGTACGTACGGGTAAGGTTGGAGTCTCCTCTTCGAATGAAGGTAAATTGAAACACCTTTCTTTTCTTACTCCGGGCAAAAATCTGGTCTACAAATTTAGAGATTCCAGCTATGCGGTTAATGACGCAAAAGCGGAGGACTTTAACAGCTGGACAGAAAACAGGTTCGTCTTTAAGAATGAATTGTTAAGCCTGATGCTGATTCGTCTGGAGAGAAGCTACAATGTAAGTTTTAAAGTGAAAAATGAAAAGATGTTGAAGTACCGCTTCAATGCAACTTTCCATAACAAGAATATTAAACAGATTCTGGAACAGCTACATACGATGAGTAGTGGCAACATCCATTTTGAATTTAATGCACCTAAAACAATAATTACTTTATGGGGGGAGGAAGTCAATGATTAG
- a CDS encoding DinB family protein, with protein sequence MSIQPSLTRLQYLCDTIPDLLTHIPETDFAHKPAPGKWSKKEMLGHLIDSATNNHQRFVRAQFEESPTIVYDQNNWNTYSHYNVLDSKQLILFWETYNRHLLALIPNIAPENLDKTCSNGGEAPQIIAWLFIDYVAHMEHHLKQMLTYS encoded by the coding sequence ATGTCAATCCAACCAAGTTTAACCCGTCTTCAGTATCTATGTGATACCATTCCCGATTTATTAACTCATATCCCTGAAACAGATTTCGCGCATAAACCCGCCCCTGGAAAATGGAGTAAGAAGGAAATGTTGGGGCACTTGATTGACAGTGCAACGAACAACCACCAGCGATTTGTAAGGGCGCAGTTTGAAGAAAGCCCAACGATCGTTTACGATCAGAACAATTGGAATACCTATAGCCATTATAATGTACTAGACAGCAAGCAACTGATCTTATTCTGGGAAACTTACAACCGTCATCTCCTTGCATTGATTCCTAATATCGCTCCGGAAAACCTGGATAAAACATGTTCCAATGGGGGAGAAGCCCCTCAAATCATCGCATGGTTGTTCATCGACTATGTTGCTCATATGGAACATCACCTGAAACAAATGCTAACTTACTCCTGA
- a CDS encoding GNAT family N-acetyltransferase, producing the protein MSYITEFQDIPLESYLRLRKESGLGAKTEEAGRIGLKNSVCSVLVSDPESGHAHIGMGRIIGDGGCHCQVTDICVLPEHQGKGLGKAIMEKLMEFITNELPPSCYISLIADGDASFLYEKFGFKDTMPESKGMYYKR; encoded by the coding sequence ATGAGTTATATTACAGAATTCCAAGACATTCCATTAGAAAGCTATTTAAGATTAAGAAAAGAATCCGGCCTAGGTGCCAAGACGGAAGAGGCCGGAAGAATCGGATTAAAAAACTCCGTATGCTCGGTGTTGGTCTCTGATCCGGAATCCGGACATGCCCATATAGGGATGGGAAGAATCATTGGTGATGGGGGCTGCCATTGCCAGGTGACGGACATTTGTGTATTACCTGAACATCAGGGCAAAGGACTCGGAAAGGCAATTATGGAAAAGCTGATGGAATTCATCACAAATGAACTCCCACCTTCCTGTTACATCAGTTTAATTGCAGATGGAGACGCTTCCTTCTTATACGAAAAATTCGGCTTCAAGGATACCATGCCTGAATCGAAAGGCATGTACTATAAGAGATAA
- a CDS encoding TonB-dependent receptor: protein MTALLSACGVCSVSGNTKAQNSAENRISLKLSNVNLVKGLSAVEDKAGCVINYNPAIFKTERHISIDVKDMPVVQVLKKMLEGTGVAYKVNDAKTILLYKLPDPVKAGRISGKILDEKGEPLPGAGIKIVELNRTASTSVDGSFNINADPGTYTVEIRYVSYQTRRVTDVIVKSGENTPLNVSMKPASETLAGVVITGGYKKTSAEGLLARQKNAAEMSNGISAEQIGRTPDRNIGESLKRISGVSTADNKFVIVRGIGERYNAALLDGTPLPSTEAQSRNFSFDLIPSGLVDNVVVSKTVTPDMNTSFGGGLIQVNTKDMPEENFMTFAMGSSFNDRTTGKTFYSHKRGKYDYLGFDDGRRSAPDNLRPTDANVNQSLTPAELQKMGDDQSKRFTNDNFTLYKNRAPVNQNYQFTIGQRFNLDTAKGAKLGFTGALTYRNGQSIENYDNFRRGSWNLGTNNYGDRYSYNTTWGALLNVGLQLGVHRFSLRNTYTRMFSNKLTRTYGYDADLPAEDVGKIPAYIKENDDPTFTGLLQNKVTGLHQLGKIKLEWDAARTAVIREEKDLITAEQRPQLIEGQYLYFYTPGSFSEPKTSPMSRQYYKNDEKHYTWNIAGTMPFNIGPLRNTVKIGYYGNRKNGGFDWVIVPLTVNPGKLDPALKYIPVSEMQKPENVGSTGYMYKINFMDRFSGKSNIDAGYLMFDNRLAEQWRFIWGVRGEYYKYTSIKNPSNGGSRVSYTQQHDPAWRWLPSANLTYSLNPEINIRGAWSVTAVRPELLDNSQFFRYVPELDGDLTNGGITSTKISSYDLRGEWFPGLGEVFSIGGFYKYFDKPVELSQTEGANTYYLLSNSDYAKVYGLELEFRKKLDFFNKGEWLQNFTLYGNLTLQKSRVQGRSGFLDPVTNEVTYTLEKLNRPMYGQSPYLINLGLQYQGNRFGVNLMYNKSGRKTNIVSKGAASIDYEMPRSMVDVQLSYKLLKNKMQLKFNAANLFDKASTFYKNAADPNAAKTPGYTPGKSDNYESGELITQRTYFGRSFGLQLNYSF from the coding sequence ATGACTGCCTTGCTATCTGCATGCGGCGTATGCAGTGTTTCTGGAAATACCAAAGCACAGAACAGCGCCGAAAACAGAATTAGCTTAAAGTTGTCAAATGTGAACCTGGTTAAAGGGCTTAGTGCGGTGGAAGATAAAGCGGGCTGTGTCATTAATTATAACCCGGCTATTTTTAAAACAGAACGCCACATCAGTATCGATGTAAAAGATATGCCTGTTGTACAGGTGCTCAAAAAAATGCTGGAAGGAACCGGTGTTGCTTATAAGGTTAATGATGCTAAAACCATCCTTTTATATAAGCTTCCGGATCCGGTAAAAGCGGGTAGGATCAGTGGGAAGATTCTGGACGAAAAAGGAGAACCATTACCCGGTGCAGGAATTAAGATTGTGGAACTGAACCGTACGGCGAGCACCTCAGTAGATGGATCATTTAACATTAATGCGGATCCGGGAACTTATACGGTGGAAATACGTTACGTGAGCTATCAGACAAGAAGAGTCACGGATGTGATCGTTAAATCAGGAGAAAATACGCCTTTAAATGTGAGTATGAAACCTGCTTCGGAAACCTTAGCCGGGGTAGTGATCACCGGTGGTTACAAGAAGACCTCTGCGGAAGGATTGCTGGCACGCCAGAAGAATGCTGCGGAGATGAGCAATGGGATCAGCGCGGAACAAATCGGCCGTACGCCAGACCGGAATATTGGCGAGAGTTTAAAACGGATCAGTGGGGTGAGTACTGCCGATAACAAATTTGTTATTGTTCGTGGTATCGGAGAACGTTACAATGCAGCCTTGCTGGATGGAACGCCTTTGCCAAGCACAGAAGCACAAAGCCGCAACTTCTCTTTTGATTTAATTCCTTCCGGATTGGTGGACAATGTGGTGGTTAGTAAAACGGTTACTCCGGACATGAATACCAGCTTTGGTGGAGGATTGATTCAGGTCAATACAAAGGACATGCCTGAGGAAAATTTTATGACTTTCGCGATGGGGAGTTCGTTTAATGATCGAACAACGGGTAAAACTTTTTATAGCCATAAACGAGGTAAATATGATTATTTAGGTTTCGACGACGGCAGGCGAAGTGCTCCTGATAACTTACGTCCTACAGATGCCAACGTAAACCAATCGTTAACGCCGGCTGAGCTTCAGAAAATGGGAGATGACCAGAGTAAACGATTTACAAACGATAATTTCACACTTTATAAGAATAGGGCACCTGTAAATCAAAATTACCAGTTTACGATAGGACAACGGTTTAATCTAGATACCGCTAAAGGTGCTAAACTGGGTTTTACAGGAGCTTTAACTTATAGAAATGGTCAAAGCATAGAGAACTATGATAATTTCCGACGTGGAAGTTGGAACCTGGGGACCAATAATTATGGTGACAGGTACAGTTACAATACGACATGGGGCGCACTGTTAAATGTCGGTTTACAGTTAGGTGTTCATCGTTTTAGTTTAAGAAATACCTATACCAGAATGTTCAGTAATAAATTAACCAGAACTTATGGATATGATGCTGACCTTCCTGCAGAAGACGTGGGTAAAATACCAGCTTATATCAAGGAAAATGACGATCCGACATTTACAGGTTTACTTCAGAATAAAGTAACAGGACTGCATCAGCTTGGTAAAATAAAACTGGAATGGGATGCCGCCAGAACGGCCGTGATCAGAGAGGAAAAAGACCTGATCACTGCAGAACAACGACCTCAGTTGATTGAAGGACAGTATCTTTATTTCTATACTCCAGGTAGCTTTTCTGAGCCAAAAACGTCACCGATGTCCCGTCAGTATTATAAAAATGACGAAAAACATTATACCTGGAATATAGCTGGAACGATGCCTTTTAACATAGGGCCTTTACGTAACACCGTCAAAATAGGATACTATGGAAACCGTAAGAATGGTGGTTTTGATTGGGTCATCGTACCGCTGACCGTTAATCCGGGTAAACTGGATCCTGCTTTAAAATACATTCCCGTTTCGGAAATGCAGAAACCTGAAAATGTAGGCTCTACGGGCTATATGTACAAAATAAACTTTATGGACAGGTTTTCAGGCAAAAGTAATATTGACGCGGGTTATTTAATGTTTGACAACCGGTTGGCAGAACAATGGAGGTTCATTTGGGGAGTTCGTGGCGAGTATTATAAATATACTTCTATTAAAAACCCTTCTAATGGTGGTTCCCGGGTATCTTATACACAACAACATGATCCTGCATGGAGGTGGTTGCCTTCTGCAAACCTTACGTATAGCCTGAATCCTGAAATTAACATAAGAGGAGCCTGGTCTGTTACTGCAGTACGTCCGGAATTACTGGATAACAGTCAGTTTTTCAGATATGTCCCGGAATTGGACGGAGATTTAACCAACGGTGGTATCACAAGCACAAAGATTAGCAGCTATGACCTTCGTGGCGAGTGGTTTCCTGGATTGGGTGAAGTGTTTTCTATAGGTGGATTTTATAAGTACTTTGATAAACCTGTGGAATTGAGCCAGACAGAAGGCGCAAATACCTATTACCTGTTGTCAAATTCCGATTATGCAAAAGTATATGGGCTTGAATTGGAATTCCGTAAGAAGCTTGACTTCTTTAATAAAGGGGAGTGGCTTCAGAATTTCACACTATATGGTAACCTGACTTTACAAAAATCAAGAGTTCAGGGGAGAAGTGGATTTCTTGATCCTGTTACCAATGAAGTGACTTATACGCTGGAAAAATTAAATCGGCCAATGTATGGTCAGAGTCCGTATTTAATCAATCTCGGCCTTCAGTATCAGGGAAATCGTTTCGGTGTCAATCTGATGTATAACAAAAGCGGAAGAAAAACGAATATCGTCAGTAAAGGTGCCGCATCGATTGATTACGAAATGCCAAGAAGTATGGTCGATGTCCAGTTAAGTTATAAACTGCTTAAGAATAAAATGCAGCTGAAATTTAATGCTGCCAATTTATTTGATAAAGCTTCTACATTTTATAAGAATGCAGCCGATCCAAATGCAGCAAAAACGCCGGGTTATACGCCAGGAAAATCCGATAACTATGAGTCGGGAGAATTAATTACACAACGAACTTATTTCGGACGGTCATTTGGTTTGCAACTAAATTATAGTTTTTAA